In a single window of the Acinetobacter tibetensis genome:
- a CDS encoding NAD(P)/FAD-dependent oxidoreductase has translation MQLENKNCKTRIVIVGGGAGGLELATRLGNRLGKKNKAEIILVDATLTHIWKPLLHEVASGTLNSHDDELNYFAHANKNHFEFFLGKMINIDRTEKKIQLAELSSHQGEQIAPCRSIAYDILVVSVGSTSNDFNTEGAKAHCVCLDSRAQADYLQKEFLNLYLQAQANSLIEDTQHSLLNIAIIGAGATGVELAAELHFAAHQFCKYGLDSIQPDNVCITLIEAADRVLPALNSKISSLAEAELVNMGIQVRTKSRVQKIDETHIYFDDGTQLAADLKVWSAGIKAPDFLNNIAELETNRINQLIVKSTLQTTRDDSIFAMGDCASYTPEGKERPLAPRAQVANQQAIFLEKALVAYIAAQPLPEFVFKDKGSLVSLSDRNSVGHVMGNINIEGFVARLMYMSLYRFHQIALHGLFKTSILMLKDVLSKSARPQLKMH, from the coding sequence AAATTGTAAGACACGCATCGTAATTGTCGGTGGTGGAGCTGGCGGGCTTGAACTCGCTACGCGTTTGGGGAATCGTTTAGGCAAAAAAAATAAAGCCGAAATTATCTTGGTCGATGCAACTTTAACCCACATTTGGAAACCGCTTTTACATGAAGTGGCTTCAGGAACGTTGAATTCACATGATGATGAATTGAATTACTTTGCCCATGCCAATAAAAATCATTTTGAGTTCTTTTTGGGGAAAATGATTAATATTGATCGTACCGAAAAAAAGATTCAACTTGCAGAATTAAGTTCCCATCAAGGTGAGCAAATTGCACCATGTCGTTCTATTGCTTACGATATTTTGGTGGTTTCAGTAGGATCGACTTCAAATGATTTTAATACAGAAGGTGCAAAAGCACATTGTGTATGTCTGGATTCACGTGCACAGGCAGATTATTTACAGAAAGAGTTTTTAAATCTATATCTCCAAGCTCAAGCCAATAGCCTAATTGAAGATACGCAGCACAGCTTACTGAATATTGCGATTATTGGTGCAGGTGCAACAGGGGTTGAATTGGCAGCGGAATTGCATTTCGCGGCGCATCAATTTTGTAAATATGGTTTAGACAGTATTCAACCAGACAATGTATGTATTACCCTAATTGAGGCGGCAGATCGAGTATTGCCAGCGCTGAATTCTAAAATATCAAGTTTGGCAGAAGCCGAATTAGTCAACATGGGTATTCAGGTCAGAACCAAAAGTCGAGTACAAAAAATTGATGAAACACACATTTATTTTGATGATGGAACTCAATTAGCTGCTGACTTAAAAGTTTGGTCTGCGGGAATTAAAGCCCCAGATTTTCTCAATAATATTGCCGAATTAGAAACCAATCGTATTAATCAACTCATTGTTAAATCGACCTTGCAAACGACACGAGATGATTCTATTTTTGCGATGGGGGATTGTGCGAGTTATACACCAGAAGGCAAGGAGCGTCCCTTAGCACCGCGTGCTCAAGTCGCCAATCAACAGGCAATTTTTTTGGAAAAAGCCTTGGTAGCTTATATCGCAGCTCAGCCACTTCCAGAATTTGTCTTTAAGGATAAAGGCTCACTCGTGTCTTTAAGTGACCGTAATAGTGTTGGACATGTCATGGGCAATATCAATATTGAAGGCTTTGTTGCTCGTTTAATGTATATGTCACTGTACCGATTTCATCAAATTGCATTGCACGGGCTATTTAAAACCAGCATTTTGATGTTAAAGGATGTGTTATCTAAGTCGGCTAGACCGCAATTAAAAATGCATTGA